One Periophthalmus magnuspinnatus isolate fPerMag1 chromosome 15, fPerMag1.2.pri, whole genome shotgun sequence genomic window carries:
- the thumpd2 gene encoding THUMP domain-containing protein 2 isoform X1, translating to MTDSSLGCFPVRYFCTAGHGMEQFLVEEVKSKVGAQDVIRLQGKVIFSSCANINSVTSLKSAERLFLLLNHEGPLKLPAHVNQAKASSLLQSKLTGDKEELARAAMLCISLQGAIKDRAINCQVQTEGVKKRDQDEQSHGEASQCKRKRLEHENPDGAPRDQQTERLPSVDPVTFRICCKCSGSVARYFSTQDVSKVLGASLTTLLGWRVDLKNPHLEVNVNLTDDYCLQGIPLTKFPLATRSYVQTTGLRSTVAWAMGSMAQIQPGSLVVDPMCGVGTILIEAAKEHNDTYFLGIDIDDEQLVKARGNIVHAHLEGRMQVLKASSLALPLHSASVDAVVCDLPFGRKFGTKMDAAKNLPLILSEMTRVLRVGGVLVLLLSPQLSCQIKRLITQDDAKSDSVQENDSQTEKQDCQSDGATSTEQPSSPGRKKGPPSTQETEHLYGLRRTSPLSSLRHENTIRVSLGAIDGLMHKFVKLDP from the exons ATGACAGATTCGAGTCTTGGTTGTTTTCCAGTGAGGTATTTTTGCACCGCGGGTCATGGGATGGAGCAGTTTTTGGTGGAGGAGGTGAAAAGCAAAGTTGGAGCGCAGGAT GTTATCCGTTTGCAGGGAAAGGTGATATTTAGTTCTTGTGCAAACATCAACAGCGTCACGAGTCTGAAATCAGCTGagagactttttcttttactgaatCATGAGGGGCCCTTAAAGCTGCCTGCCCACGTCAATCAAG CAAAGGCATCCTCTCTGCTGCAGTCCAAGCTCACTGGAGATAAGGAGGAACTAGCCAGAGCTGCAATGTTGTGTATCAGCCTGCAGGGGGCGATCAAAGACAGAGCCATAAACTGTCAAGTCCAAACAGAAGGTGTGAAAAAAAGGGACCAGGATGAGCAGAGTCATGGAGAAGCCAGCCAATGCAAAAGAAAACGGTTGGAGCATGAAAATCCAGATG gTGCACCCAGGGATCAACAAACCGAGCGACTACCATCTGTGGACCCAGTCACTTTTAGAATTTGCTGCAAGTGCAGTGGAAGTGTGGCCCGATACTTCAGCACACAG GATGTTAGTAAAGTCCTGGGAGCCAGTCTGACCACATTGTTGGGCTGGAGGGTTGACCTTAAAAATCCACACTTAGAG GTAAATGTCAATTTGACTGATGATTATTGTCTCCAGGGGATCCCACTGACAAA ATTTCCGCTCGCCACCAGGAGCTATGTTCAAACCACAGGCTTGAGGTCTACAGTGGCCTGGGCGATGGGCTCAATGGCTCAGATACAG CCAGGGTCTCTTGTGGTTGACCCGATGTGTGGAGTGGGAACCATCTTGATAGAAGCAGCAAAGGAGCACAAT GACACATATTTCCTGGGGATTGATATTGATGATGAGCAGCTGGTTAAAGCCAGAGGGAATATTGTTCATGCACACCTAGAAGGCAGGATGCAAGTCCTTAAAGCCTCATCTTTGG CTCTGCCTTTGCACAGTGCCAGTGTGGACGCTGTTGTTTGTGACTTGCCTTTCGGTCGCAAATTTGGTACGAAAATGGATGCAGCCAAGAACTTACCTCTCATTCTTTCTGAGATGACAAG aGTTCTTCGGGTTGGTGGCGTCCTGGTTCTTCTACTGAGTCCTCAGCTTTCATGCCAAATAAAAAGACTTATCACCCAAGACGATGCTAAATCAGACTCTGTTCAGGAAAATGATTCACAAACTGAAAAGCAGGACTGTCAATCTGATGGAGCAACTAGCACAGAGCAGCCGTCCAGTCCAGGCCGAAAAAAGGGACCACCATCCACCCAGGAAACGGAGCATCTCTATGGGCTCAGAAGAACCAGTCCCCTTTCCTCTCTGAGACATGAAAATACTATTAGGGTCAGTTTAGGTGCAATTGATGGACTAATGCACAAGTTTGTCAAATTAGACCCATGA
- the thumpd2 gene encoding THUMP domain-containing protein 2 isoform X2, with amino-acid sequence MTDSSLGCFPVRYFCTAGHGMEQFLVEEVKSKVGAQDVIRLQGKVIFSSCANINSVTSLKSAERLFLLLNHEGPLKLPAHVNQAKASSLLQSKLTGDKEELARAAMLCISLQGAIKDRAINCQVQTEGVKKRDQDEQSHGEASQCKRKRLEHENPDGAPRDQQTERLPSVDPVTFRICCKCSGSVARYFSTQDVSKVLGASLTTLLGWRVDLKNPHLEVNVNLTDDYCLQGIPLTKFPLATRSYVQTTGLRSTVAWAMGSMAQIQPGSLVVDPMCGVGTILIEAAKEHNDTYFLGIDIDDEQLVKARGNIVHAHLEGRMQLCLCTVPVWTLLFVTCLSVANLVRKWMQPRTYLSFFLR; translated from the exons ATGACAGATTCGAGTCTTGGTTGTTTTCCAGTGAGGTATTTTTGCACCGCGGGTCATGGGATGGAGCAGTTTTTGGTGGAGGAGGTGAAAAGCAAAGTTGGAGCGCAGGAT GTTATCCGTTTGCAGGGAAAGGTGATATTTAGTTCTTGTGCAAACATCAACAGCGTCACGAGTCTGAAATCAGCTGagagactttttcttttactgaatCATGAGGGGCCCTTAAAGCTGCCTGCCCACGTCAATCAAG CAAAGGCATCCTCTCTGCTGCAGTCCAAGCTCACTGGAGATAAGGAGGAACTAGCCAGAGCTGCAATGTTGTGTATCAGCCTGCAGGGGGCGATCAAAGACAGAGCCATAAACTGTCAAGTCCAAACAGAAGGTGTGAAAAAAAGGGACCAGGATGAGCAGAGTCATGGAGAAGCCAGCCAATGCAAAAGAAAACGGTTGGAGCATGAAAATCCAGATG gTGCACCCAGGGATCAACAAACCGAGCGACTACCATCTGTGGACCCAGTCACTTTTAGAATTTGCTGCAAGTGCAGTGGAAGTGTGGCCCGATACTTCAGCACACAG GATGTTAGTAAAGTCCTGGGAGCCAGTCTGACCACATTGTTGGGCTGGAGGGTTGACCTTAAAAATCCACACTTAGAG GTAAATGTCAATTTGACTGATGATTATTGTCTCCAGGGGATCCCACTGACAAA ATTTCCGCTCGCCACCAGGAGCTATGTTCAAACCACAGGCTTGAGGTCTACAGTGGCCTGGGCGATGGGCTCAATGGCTCAGATACAG CCAGGGTCTCTTGTGGTTGACCCGATGTGTGGAGTGGGAACCATCTTGATAGAAGCAGCAAAGGAGCACAAT GACACATATTTCCTGGGGATTGATATTGATGATGAGCAGCTGGTTAAAGCCAGAGGGAATATTGTTCATGCACACCTAGAAGGCAGGATGCAA CTCTGCCTTTGCACAGTGCCAGTGTGGACGCTGTTGTTTGTGACTTGCCTTTCGGTCGCAAATTTGGTACGAAAATGGATGCAGCCAAGAACTTACCTCTCATTCTTTCTGAGATGA
- the LOC117382518 gene encoding uncharacterized protein LOC117382518 yields MGQLFSSEEERSRARDAIGAVLFDAMLDAGAVPNLRVVHPLLLSNDDTGARPGPSIQEQMQQLQRDIGSRAPTYLRDLIGRLSAFTDEPRLAGLVGSVVSMVIDMAYASSKPPSGKNAGSSSRQRVSELQELMEEYLKRCRINLNDKNKLMQDTSRLETQLSLNLTQLKTCLLRGDCDSRSLRQWASGAAFHTQMLVHLAGLEGQMEALAARGALLQYREDLEQIIPVYRKYKAGTVSALKCRGSLSASHGESGDVLEEGAMTGLTVTDRETGASVTIPLCELQTQTERRLEAGLSDGASDTSDTSLNLDLISCDDYAQAYLQRFFSDQGPVGKIETYFRNASDSLSTLTTKPKKTKRPEESAALENKVHVTDSAESAGGQTGALEVKGEGIGCTQRTQNFENESLKLSIVEMQSQI; encoded by the exons ATGGGACAGCTGTTTTCCTCAGAAGAAGAGCGCTCTCGTGCCCGGGATGCGATTGGTGCGGTCCTGTTTGATGCCATGTTGGACGCCGGTGCCGTCCCAAACCTCAGAGTGGTTCACCCTCTGCTGCTGTCCAACGACGACACAGGCGCACGACCGGGACCCTCCATCCAGGAACAAATGCAGCAG TTGCAGAGAGACATTGGAAGCAGAGCGCCTACCTATCTGAGGGATCTGATTGGTCGACTGTCGGCGTTCACGGATGAGCCCAGACTGGCGGGTTTGGTGGGGTCAGTGGTGTCGATGGTTATAGACATGGCCTATGCATCGTCCAAAccgccatcagggaagaacgcCGGCTCCTCCTCTCGACAG AGAGTTTCCGAGCTGCAGGAGTTGATGGAGGAGTACCTGAAGCGCTGTAGGATTAACCTGAacgacaaaaataaattaatgcaGGACACATCCAGACTGGAGACGCAACTCAGTCTGAATCTCACGCAGCTGAAAACATGTTTGCTCAGAGGAGACTGCGACTCCAG GTCTCTCAGGCAGTGGGCCAGTGGAGCGGCCTTTCACACCCAAATGTTGGTGCATCTGGCTGGACTCGAGGGTCAGATGGAGGCTCTGGCTGCAAGAGGTGCCCTGCTGCAGTACAGAGAAGACCTGGAGCAGATTATTCCCGTCTATAG GAAGTATAAAGCCGGTACAGTCAGTGCGCTGAAATGCCGAGGCAGCCTGTCAGCGTCGCATGGAGAGTCCGGTGATGTTCTCGAGGAAGGAGCCATGACGGGTCTGACCGTAACTGACCGAGAAACCGGGGCGAGCGTGACTATACCGCTGTGTGAGCTGCAGACGCAAACAG AGAGAAGACTGGAGGCTGGTTTGAGCGACGGCGCGTCCGACACGTCCGACACGTCCCTTAACCTTGACTTAATCTCCTGCGATGACTACGCCCAAGCTTATCTGCAGCGCTTCTTCTCCGACCAGGGACCCGTGGGGAAAATTGAGACGTATTTCCGCAATGCGAGCGACAGTCTGAGCACGCTTACGACTAAACCGAAAAAGACGAAAAGACCCGAGGAGAGCGCTGCGTTAGAGAACAAAGTGCATGTTACAGACAGTGCAGAGTCAGCGGGAGGTCAAACGGGGGCGctagaggtcaaaggtgaaggGATAGGCTGTACGCAGAGAACGCAAAACTTTGAAAATGAAAGTCTGAAGCTCAGTATAGTAGAGATGCAATCGCAAATTTAG